The proteins below are encoded in one region of Bacillota bacterium:
- the rsfS gene encoding ribosome silencing factor codes for MRPLESAELARLAARAADERKASDTVVLDLRLMSPLADFFVLTSGTSTPHLRAITEHVERALHEAGAGVPRREGGEGARWILLDYGDVVVHIFHHAEREFYDLEALWDRAPRLAIEG; via the coding sequence GTGAGACCGCTGGAGTCGGCCGAGCTCGCCAGGCTCGCGGCCCGCGCAGCTGACGAGCGCAAAGCTTCCGATACCGTCGTCCTGGATCTCCGCCTCATGAGCCCGCTCGCCGATTTCTTCGTGCTGACGAGCGGCACGTCAACCCCGCACCTGCGCGCCATCACCGAACACGTGGAAAGGGCACTGCACGAGGCAGGGGCGGGCGTGCCGCGTCGAGAAGGCGGCGAAGGGGCCCGATGGATCCTGCTGGACTACGGGGACGTGGTGGTGCACATCTTTCACCACGCCGAGCGGGAGTTTTATGACCTCGAGGCCCTGTGGGACCGGGCTCCGCGCCTCGCCATCGAGGGGTAG
- a CDS encoding LCP family protein — MASVVDRPDLRFTAELRSGAAQHGKQRRRRRLVLLAAGFLSAAALFVTTVWIAPGWLTAALEKPLRDGPAADGYLSVVVVGIDERAHDPGRTDAILVASLRLDDGHVGVVSVPRDTRVKLPGGSHNKVNMLFTAYGPHVLMDTLAQLLGVPIDGYVKVNFQAFERFVDAIGGVELTVPSRMRYVDRAQNLVIDLRPGRQRLSGKEALEFVRFRADGLGDVSFDPGTGEYLGRVERQQEFTRALFEAVTRRRVLLRLPRVLRETYAMVETDMPLDLALAAAGWVMRHNRLELSTGVLPGMPGTVAGASYWLPDRARVEAVARQVLQGPAIPGSVAVLNANGVQGSAAQVASVLSAAGIRVEFVGNARQFGLDESRVLALTDRGLPLARQVARILGGLSVERTGGVWTAEDGPEARKDVIVLVGIDLVRRIRGSEGPATGGETAGVGRARQARGPRS, encoded by the coding sequence ATGGCTTCCGTGGTTGACCGACCGGACCTGCGCTTCACCGCCGAACTCAGGTCGGGTGCCGCCCAGCACGGGAAGCAGCGGCGCAGGCGCCGGCTCGTCCTGCTTGCAGCAGGATTCCTGTCGGCCGCCGCTCTGTTCGTCACAACCGTCTGGATCGCACCCGGCTGGCTGACGGCAGCCCTGGAGAAGCCGCTGCGCGACGGCCCCGCGGCGGACGGGTACCTCTCCGTGGTGGTCGTCGGCATCGACGAGCGCGCCCACGACCCGGGCCGGACCGACGCCATCCTGGTGGCGTCCCTGCGGCTCGACGACGGGCACGTCGGGGTGGTGTCGGTGCCGCGGGACACCCGGGTGAAGCTGCCGGGGGGCTCGCACAACAAAGTCAACATGCTGTTCACCGCCTACGGCCCGCACGTGCTGATGGATACCCTTGCGCAGCTCCTCGGCGTTCCCATCGACGGCTACGTCAAGGTCAACTTCCAGGCGTTCGAGCGGTTCGTCGACGCCATCGGCGGCGTGGAACTCACCGTTCCCAGCCGCATGCGCTACGTCGACCGCGCGCAGAACCTGGTCATCGATCTGCGGCCGGGCCGGCAGCGCCTTTCCGGCAAGGAGGCGCTGGAGTTCGTGCGCTTCCGGGCAGACGGGCTTGGCGACGTCTCCTTCGACCCGGGGACCGGGGAGTACCTCGGCCGGGTGGAGCGGCAGCAGGAGTTCACCCGGGCGCTCTTTGAAGCCGTCACGCGCCGCCGGGTGCTGTTGAGGCTGCCCAGGGTGCTGCGGGAGACGTACGCCATGGTGGAGACCGACATGCCGCTGGACCTCGCACTGGCGGCTGCTGGCTGGGTGATGCGGCACAATCGCCTCGAGCTGAGCACGGGGGTGCTTCCGGGCATGCCGGGAACCGTGGCGGGTGCCAGCTACTGGCTGCCGGACCGCGCCCGGGTGGAAGCGGTGGCCAGGCAGGTGCTCCAGGGGCCGGCCATCCCCGGGTCCGTGGCGGTGCTCAATGCCAACGGCGTTCAGGGCTCGGCGGCCCAGGTTGCCAGCGTCCTGAGCGCCGCCGGGATCCGGGTGGAGTTCGTGGGGAACGCGCGGCAGTTCGGCCTGGACGAAAGCCGCGTGCTGGCTCTGACGGACAGGGGCCTGCCGCTGGCCAGGCAGGTCGCCCGGATCCTCGGAGGGCTCAGCGTGGAACGCACAGGCGGCGTTTGGACCGCCGAGGATGGCCCCGAGGCCCGTAAAGACGTTATCGTTTTGGTGGGAATAGACCTCGTCCGGAGGATCAGGGGGAGTGAAGGCCCTGCGACGGGAGGTGAGACCGCTGGAGTCGGCCGAGCTCGCCAGGCTCGCGGCCCGCGCAGCTGA
- the yqeK gene encoding bis(5'-nucleosyl)-tetraphosphatase (symmetrical) YqeK has translation MMSVDRRSGVWKTVESMVGPDRWAHIRGVVDTARELSVRFGVDESAAELAALLHDAAREWPVERLARYAARGRDGPGPLEQCLPELLHGYAAAAWAEIELGITDPQVLAAVRYHTTGRPNPTRLEMVLMVADYSEPTRSFPEAEPIRKEAQQSLEAAYLLSLDTRLRHLIDRGLPIHPRTVEARNWLLLRRADGFRG, from the coding sequence ATGATGTCGGTGGACCGAAGAAGCGGCGTCTGGAAGACCGTGGAATCCATGGTCGGCCCCGATCGCTGGGCTCACATCCGGGGGGTCGTGGATACGGCCCGGGAGCTTTCGGTGCGGTTCGGGGTGGACGAAAGCGCCGCAGAACTGGCGGCGCTCCTGCACGACGCGGCCCGGGAGTGGCCGGTCGAACGCCTGGCGCGCTACGCCGCCCGGGGCCGAGACGGTCCGGGGCCCCTCGAGCAATGCTTGCCCGAACTCCTGCACGGCTACGCCGCGGCCGCCTGGGCCGAGATCGAGCTGGGCATCACGGACCCCCAGGTGCTCGCGGCGGTGCGCTACCACACCACCGGACGGCCAAACCCCACCCGGCTCGAGATGGTGCTGATGGTAGCCGACTACTCCGAGCCGACCCGGTCGTTTCCCGAAGCGGAACCGATCCGCAAGGAGGCGCAGCAGAGCCTGGAGGCGGCGTATCTGCTGAGCCTGGACACGCGTCTTCGGCATCTCATTGACAGGGGGCTGCCCATTCACCCCCGCACCGTTGAGGCCCGCAACTGGCTGCTGCTGCGGCGGGCGGATGGCTTCCGTGGTTGA